A window of the Brassica napus cultivar Da-Ae chromosome C5, Da-Ae, whole genome shotgun sequence genome harbors these coding sequences:
- the LOC106355121 gene encoding LOW QUALITY PROTEIN: ABC transporter B family member 10 (The sequence of the model RefSeq protein was modified relative to this genomic sequence to represent the inferred CDS: inserted 1 base in 1 codon; substituted 1 base at 1 genomic stop codon) has protein sequence MQPSDVSATVAEKKEKEKKRPSVSVFKLFSFADFYDCVLMTLGSIGACIHGASVPVFFIFFGKLINIIGLAYLFPQEASHKVAKYSLDFVYLSVAILFSSWLEVACWMHTGERQAAKIRKAYLRSMLSQDISLFDTESSTGEVISAITSDILVVQDALSEKVGNFLHCMSRFTAGFAIGFASVWQISLVTLSIVPLIAVAGGIYAYVSTGLLSSVRKSYVKAGEIAEEVIGNVRTVQAFTGEEKAVKSYGEALENTYTYGRKAGLAKGLGLGSMHCVLFLSWALLVWFTSIIVHKGIANGGESFTTMLNVVIAGLSLGQAAPDISTFVRARAAAYPIFQMIERNKEVKTGRKLGKVEGEIQFRDVTFTYPSRPDVVIFDKLNLVIPAGKVVALVGGSGSGKSTVISLTERFYEPTDGAVFLDGNDIRYLDLKWLRGHIGLVNQEPALFATTIRENIMYGKDDATDEEITRAVTLSEAVLFINKLPDGLETQVCRKLDSLXRKKKALNFACYXFLQVGERGVQLSGGQKQRITISRAILKNPSILLLDEATSALDAESEKSVQKALDKVMVGRTTVVVAHRLSTVRNADIIAVVYGGNIIESGSHDELISNPDGAYSSLLRIQQAENPNVNHTPSLPVSTEPLPERPITKTDLSSMDQSVNQPDTTRQGKVTLGRLYSMIRPDWKYGLFGLFGSLVAGSQMPLFALGISQALVSYYMDWETTQKEVKRISILFCCASVITVISHAIEHTTFGIMGERLTLRVRQMMFSAILRNEIGWFDKVDNTSSMLASQLESDSTLLRTIVVDRSTILLENFGLVVTSFIISFILNWRLTLVVLATYPLIISGHISEKLFMQGYGVNLNKAYLKANMLAGEAISNIRTVAAFCAEDKVLELYSNELLEPSERSFRRGQTAGILYGVSQFFIFSSYGLALWYGSVLMGQGLSSFESVMKTFMVLIVTALVMGEVLALAPDILKGNQMVASVFELLDRRSQVVGDKGEELSNVEGTIELKGVHFSYPSRPDVTIFRDFDLTVPCGKSMALVGQSGSGKSSVLSLILRFYDPTAGTIMIDGQDIKTLKLKSLRRHVGLVQQEPALFATTIYENILYGKEGALESEVMEAAKLANAHDFICSLPEGYSTQVGERGIQMSGGQRQRIAIARAVLKNPAILLLDEATSALDVESERVVQQALDRLMSNRTTVVVAHRLSTIKNSDMISVIQEGKIIEQGSHNSLIENENGPYSRLINLQQHQLS, from the exons ATGCAGCCGTCCGACGTTTCGGCAACTGTGGccgagaagaaagagaaggagaaaaagCGGCCAAGTGTATCAGTGTTCAAGCTTTTTTCCTTTGCTGATTTCTACGATTGCGTTTTGATGACTCTTGGATCCATTGGTGCGTGCATTCACGGTGCCTCCGTTCcagttttcttcattttcttcggCAAACTTATCAACATCATCGGTCTTGCTTACCTCTTCCCCCAagaagcttctcacaaagtagccaag TACTCGCTGGATTTTGTATATCTGAGTGTGGCAATACTCTTCTCATCATGGTTAG AGGTTGCATGTTGGATGCATACGGGAGAAAGACAAGctgcaaaaataagaaaagcaTATCTTCGGTCTATGTTAAGTCAAGACATAAGCTTATTCGACACCGAATCTTCCACCGGAGAAGTCATCTCCGCCATCACTTCCGACATACTTGTCGTCCAAGACGCTCTATCCGAAAAG GTAGGAAATTTTCTGCATTGCATGAGCCGGTTTACAGCTGGTTTTGCAATCGGATTCGCGAGCGTATGGCAAATAAGTCTCGTCACTCTCTCCATAGTCCCACTCATTGCGGTCGCCGGTGGCATCTACGCTTATGTCAGCACCGGACTCCTCTCCAGTGTCCGAAAATCATACGTCAAAGCCGGCGAGATTGCGGAAGAG GTGATCGGGAATGTGAGGACCGTACAAGCATTCACAGGAGAAGAAAAGGCGGTGAAATCATACGGAGAAGCACTGGAGAATACGTACACGTACGGGAGAAAAGCCGGTTTAGCTAAAGGACTAGGACTCGGTTCAATGCACTGTGTTCTGTTTTTGTCGTGGGCTTTGCTTGTTTGGTTCACAAGCATCATTGTTCACAAGGGGATTGCTAATGGCGGCGAGTCTTTCACCACCATGCTCAACGTTGTCATCGCTGGCTT GTCTCTTGGCCAGGCAGCGCCAGATATCTCCACATTTGTACGAGCGAGAGCTGCTGCGTATCCTATCTTTCAGATGATTGAACGGAACAAGGAGGTGAAAACAGGTCGTAAACTCGGGAAAGTAGAAGGAGAGATTCAATTCAGGGACGTGACTTTCACATACCCGTCTCGTCCTGACGTGGTGATCTTTGACAAGCTAAACCTAGTGATCCCTGCTGGGAAAGTCGTGGCCCTTGTTGGAGGAAGCGGGTCTGGAAAAAGCACGGTGATATCTCTGACCGAGAGGTTCTACGAGCCTACCGATGGGGCGGTGTTTCTTGACGGGAACGATATCAGATACCTTGACCTTAAGTGGCTAAGGGGACATATTGGTCTGGTTAATCAAGAGCCTGCCCTGTTTGCAACCACGATTCGTGAGAACATTATGTATGGTAAAGATGACGCGACGGATGAGGAAATCACCCGTGCTGTAACGCTCTCGGAAGCAGTTTTATTCATCAATAAGCTCCCAGATGGATTGGAAACACAGGTCTGTCGAAAACTGGATAGCTTGTGACGCAAGAAAAAAGCCCTAAACTTtgcttgtt tttttttacaggTCGGCGAGAGAGGGGTTCAGCTATCAGGTGGGCAGAAGCAGAGGATCACGATATCGAGAGCCATCTTGAAGAAcccatcaatactcttactagACGAAGCAACAAGCGCACTAGACGCAGAGTCAGAGAAAAGCGTGCAAAAAGCTTTGGACAAAGTGATGGTTGGGAGGACGACGGTTGTGGTGGCTCATAGACTCTCCACCGTAAGAAACGCTGATATCATAGCCGTTGTTTACGGAGGAAACATCATTGAATCCGGAAGCCACGATGAACTCATCTCTAACCCGGATGGAgcttactcttctctcttacGTATCCAACAAGCTGAAAACCCTAACGTAAACCACACTCCAAGCTTACCAGTCAG TACAGAACCCTTGCCGGAACGACCAATAACAAAGACGGACTTGTCTTCCATGGATCAATCAGTAAACCAACCAGACACAACTAGACAAGGCAAAGTAACATTGGGACGTCTCTATTCTATGATACGTCCTGACTGGAAGTATGGACTCTTTGGGTTGTTTGGTTCTTTAGTGGCCGGTTCTCAAATGCCACTTTTCGCACTTGGGATCTCTCAGGCTTTAGTTTCTTATTACATGGACTGGGAGACGACTCAAAAAGAGGTCAAGAGGATCTCTATCCTCTTCTGTTGTGCCTCGGTCATAACCGTCATCTCGCACGCCATTGAGCATACCACCTTTGGTATCATGGGTGAGCGTCTCACTCTCCGCGTCCGTCAAATGATGTTTTCAG CGATCCTGAGGAATGAAATTGGATGGTTTGATAAAGTGGATAACACTAGCTCAATGTTAGCATCGCAGCTTGAAAGCGACAGCACTTTGCTTAGAACGATCGTGGTCGATAGGTCGACGATTCTATTGGAGAATTTTGGACTAGTTGTGACATctttcatcatctcttttataCTCAACTGGCGTCTCACTCTTGTTGTCTTGGCAACATATCCATTGATCATCAGCGGACATATTAGTGAG AAACTTTTCATGCAAGGCTATGGAGTAAACTTGAATAAAGCGTATTTAAAGGCTAACATGTTGGCCGGAGAGGCTATTAGCAACATTCGAACCGTAGCGGCCTTTTGTGCCGAGGATAAGGTTCTTGAACTTTATTCCAACGAGCTTCTAGAACCTTCCGAACGTTCTTTTAGGCGTGGACAGACGGCTGGGATTTTGTACGGCGTCTCTCAGTTCTTTATCTTCTCCTCCTACGGCCTTGCCCTCTG GTACGGATCGGTTTTGATGGGGCAAGGATTATCAAGTTTCGAGTCTGTGATGAAAACATTCATGGTTTTGATAGTTACAGCTTTAGTGATGGGTGAAGTGTTGGCTCTAGCCCCTGATATACTTAAAGGAAACCAGATGGTTGCTTCGGTTTTCGAGCTATTGGACCGAAGAAGTCAAGTCGTTGGAGATAAAGGCGAGGAGCTGAGTAATGTGGAAGGTACTATTGAGCTCAAAGGTGTCCATTTCAGCTACCCTTCACGGCCTGATGTGACTATCTTCCGCGATTTCGACCTAACTGTTCCTTGTGGGAAAAGCATGGCGCTCGTGGGACAAAGCGGGTCCGGGAAGAGTTCGGTCCTTTCGCTTATTCTTCGGTTCTATGATCCTACAGCCGGTACAATCATGATAGACG GACAAGACATCAAGACTCTGAAACTGAAATCGCTGCGAAGACACGTCGGTCTGGTTCAACAAGAACCGGCTCTTTTTGCGACAACTATCTACGAGAACATCTTGTACGGAAAAGAAGGAGCACTGGAGTCTGAAGTCATGGAAGCAGCTAAGCTTGCAAACGCTCACGACTTCATCTGCTCTCTCCCGGAAGGCTACTCAACTCAAGTTGGTGAACGTGGCATTCAGATGTCAGGCGGCCAGAGACAGAGGATCGCTATCGCTAGAGCCGTCCTCAAGAATCCAGCTATTCTGCTACTTGACGAAGCTACAAGCGCCTTGGACGTTGAATCAGAGCGTGTG GTACAACAAGCATTGGATAGGCTAATGAGTAATCGGACCACGGTTGTAGTGGCTCACAGGCTATCGACGATCAAGAACTCAGATATGATAAGTGTTATACAAGAAGGTAAGATCATAGAGCAAGGCAGCCACAATAGCCTCATTGAGAATGAGAATGGTCCTTACTCTAGACTTATCAATCTCCAGCAGCATCAACTATCCTGA